From the Brachyspira intermedia PWS/A genome, the window ACTTCCCCTGTTATAATACCTAATTTCTCTGAATTAAAATCATTAACTAAAACAGCTCCTAGAAATGTTTCTACAGATGATGTCATAATGACTGCTGTTAAATAAAAAATAATATATATTAAGTTATTATTAGAGGAGTGATAAAAGCTCCTCTTTATTTTTATTCTTTATTATCTTTAATATCTTCTTTTAATTTTCTATATAAAGTAGCTCTTTCAATTCCAAGTATTTTAGCAACCTGTGCCTTATTAAAATTATTATTGCTAAGCAAATGATTAATATACATTCTTTCAAGTTCTTCTAATGTAACATCATTTTCAACTACAAAATTGCTTTCGCTGTTTTTCAAAGCCCAATCAGGTATATTGCTCTCATCAATTTTTCCGTCTTTACACATAACAACCATAGTTTCTATTGTGTTTCTAAGTTCTCTGACATTTCCTTCCCATTGCAATGAAGATAATATTTTATATACCTTTTTATCAACCGATTTTATTTCTATAGAATGTACTTTAGAAAACTCCTTAATAAAATTATCTATTAAAAGAGGTATATCTTCCCTTCTCTCTCTAAGAGGAGGCATTTCTATTTTTATAACATTAAGCCTATAATATAAATCTTCTCTGAATTTACCCTCTTTTATTTCCTCTGATAATTTTTTATTTGTAGCAGCAATTACCCTGATATCAACTTCAATAGGAGTATTAGAACCTACCCTCTCTATAACTCTTTCTTCCAACACCCTCAATAATTTAACTTGTACAATCTGATTAATCTCACCTATCTCATCTAAAAATATAGTGCCTTTATTTGCTGCCTCAAATCTTCCGATTTTTTTATCAATAGCTCCTGTAAAAGAACCTTTTTCATGTCCAAATAATTCGCTTTCCAAAACACCTTCTGAAAGTGCCGCACAGTTTACAGTTATATAAGGCTGTTTGGCTCTGTCTGATATTTGATGAATAGCATTAGCAACTAATTCCTTACCTGTTCCACTCTCACCTTCTATCAATACTGTAGCTTTAGTTCTCGCAACCTGTTTTATTGCCTCATAAACCTTTAATATTTTAGGACTATGCCCTATCATACCGTAAAAACTTTCATGATAATCCACTCTGCTTTCAAGAGTTTCATTAGTTTTCTTAATATTTTTACTTTCTAAAGCTCTTGCTATAATAAGAAGCATCTTATCAAGATTGAAAGGCTTCGTCATAAAATCATAAGCACCAAGCCTCATCATTTCAACAGCAGTTTCAACATTTCCATGCCCCGTTAACACTATAACAGGTATATGTTTGTCAAAGTCTAAAATATCTTTTAAAAATTCCTCACCAGTTTTTTCAGGCATTTTTAAATCAGTTATAACTAAATCAATTCCGCCTTTATAAACGATTTCTATTCCTTTCTCGCCGTTTTCAGCAGTTACAACTTCATAACCTTCGAATTCCAATGATTTTTTAATACCATCTCTTATATTTTTCTCATCATCTATTACTAATATTTTAGGCATAATTTATAAATCCGTTTCTAAAAATTTTTGATTCTCCTGCTTTAAAGGAAGTTTTATAATAAACTCACTTCCTTTACCATATTCGCTTTCTATAGTTACATTTCCATTATGTGCTTCTATTATACGAACTACATTTGTAAGTCCTAAACCTGTACCATGTCTTTTAGTTGTAAAATAAGGCTCGAATATTTTACCAAGAGATTCTTCTTTTATTCCGACACCTGTGTCTTTTATACTTATAACCGCATAATTATCAACGGTTTTAAGTTTTATAAAAATTTCTTTCTTTTTATCATCTGCATTATCACTCATAGCATCTATAGCATTCTGTATTATATTAATTAAAGACTGCTTTATATATTTTTCATCCAATTTTAATATAAGATTATCCTTATCAAATTTAACATCAATATTAACATTATTCTTTTCTATCTCATATTTCAAAAATGCTATAGTAGATAAAATAAGTTCATTTATATTAACATCTTCAATATTAAGCTCCAATTTACGCACAGAAAATAAAAATGAATTTATAGTTTCCTCAAGTCTGCTTATTTCTTCTTTGATAATATCCGAATACTCTTTAAAATCTTTATAGCATTGACATTCATTATCCATGTTCTTTTTTATTATCTTATCTATAAGTTGTACATATATCGAAATAGAACCAAGAGGATTTTTTATTTCATGTGCTACTCCTGCAGCAAGTGTTGTAAGAGAAGCTAATTGTTCGGCTCTTTTAAGTTTCTGTGCACTTTCGTATGTTTTAGTAATATCGAATGCCTTTATAAGCGTACCTATTATTCTTCCGCTATCTCCTATTGGAAGTATATTTATCTGGAGTATCCTTTCATTTTCATCATCTTTTAATAATTTTGTATCTGAAATATTATCTTTCATAAGTTCTAATATAGATCTTCCTATATCAGTTGATGACATATATTTTGAAAGAGGCTTACCTTCAGAGTTTCTAGGTATTGAAAAGAGAAAGCAGGCTTTTTTATTTATTCCTTGTATGGCATTCTTATCATCTATTGCTATTATACCCTCTTCAAGATTTTCTAAAATAATGTTTTGAGAATACCAAAGAGTTGACAGCCTTTTAAAAACTTTCTTCTTTTCATTATCAGAAACTTTATCGAAATTCTGCAGTATTTTATCAAAAAACTGATTTCTTCTATTCATTTTATAAAGTATATTAAAAATAAAAAAAACTTCAATACTATAAATAAAAATTATGAAGCAAATGAAAGTTCTTTAATCAAAGCACTAGGTGCATATATAGATGAATGATGATAATCAGTATCATTGGCAAGCATTTCTACATTGCTCAAAAGGTCTAATATATTACCTGAAACAATGAAAGGACTTGCTGTATAAGATAATTTACCATTCTCTATTTTTATACCTTCAGCCTGTAAAGAAAAATCTCCGCTTATAGCATTAACTCCAGCATGAGTTCCTGTCAAAGAATTCACTAATACACCATTTTGAATTTGAGAAATTAATTCTTCCTGAGTATTATTTCCATTCTCCAAAATAAAATTATGACAAGATATGCCTATAGAAGTTTTGAATCCTCTTGAAGCATGTGAAGTTGTTTTTATACCATCTTTTTTAGCAGTATAATTATTATAAAGATAGCTATTTAAAACTCCGTTAGTAATTATATTTAAATCCTTAGTTTTAGAGCCTTCTCCGTCAAAATTTGTATTTGCCAAACCTTTATCATACATAGGAATATCTTTAATATTTATTATACTGCTAGCTATTTTCTGATTCAATTTTCCCTGAAGAAGTGATAATTTCTTTTGAACTGCCTCTGAAGAAAATAAACCTAAATAAGCACCTATAATTATTCTCATAGCTTTATTCGTGAATACAGTTTTATATTTTCCGCTTTCTATAGGCTTTGCAGATAATTTATTTACAACATTATCAACTATATTTTTTGTAAAAGAATCAATATCAAATACGGCATCTGTTGAAGAATAAACATCAAAAAAAGTTTTTACTGTATCATTTTCTTTTGCTATTACTTCACCATAATATGCTATACTGTTTTTCTTCTCTTCTTTGCATATACCATTGCTATTTATTATACATTTATTAAAATTATATCTGGCTAATCCTGCAGACGGTACATTTACAATTCTATTATCAAGAGAATATAATTTATCTTCTATAGATAATGAAATTTCTTTAAGTTTATCATTAGAGAGATTAACTATATCTTTATTAATCATATCATAACTTTTTTCATCATCATCTTTATCTATAAGTTTATTGTATTCAGGTTCAGAATCAGCATAATGTAATGAAGTTTTTGCATTATTGATAAGATCATCTATATTAATATCAGCACTTATCTTCTCTGTAAAACTTATTCCAACCTTACCATCTTTAATTAATCTTAAACCTATGCCTCCGGATTCAGCATAAGTATATTTATCTAAATCTTTTTCCCTTACAGTAAATTCCTCTTCTCCGCTACTTGACATATATATTTCTATTTCATCAATATCTTTTGCCTTATTTTTTATATCATTATATATCTCTTTTATTCTATTCATAAAACTATTCTCTGACATTTATCTTCCTCCAACAGTAAGCTCTTTAACTTTAATAGCAGGCTGTCCAACAGTAGTAGGAACAGAACCTGAAATGCTTCCGCATATTCCATCAGCCAATTCTAAATTTGATGAAACTGCTTCAATATTCATAAGTGTTTCATCTCCACGTCCTATAAGTGTAGCACCTCTTACAGGTTCAGTAATTTTTCCGTTCTCTATTAAATAACCTTCGGAAACAGCAAAGTTATAATCTGTTGTAGCAGGATCAACTGAACCGCCTCCCATTTTTTTAGCATAAAGTCCATACTCTATTCCTGATATAAGTTCATCAAAACTAGCATTGCCTTTATCTATAAATGTGTTTCTCATTCTTGAAGTAGGAGGATATTTATAATTTTCTCTCCTAGCACTTCCTGTTATTTTTTGATTCATCTTCATAGAACCAAGCTCATCAACTAAATAACTTTTTAATATTCCATTCTCTATTAAAACTGTTCTTTGTGCCTCATTACCTTCATCATCAATATTATAACTTCCCCAAGCATTTTTTATA encodes:
- a CDS encoding sigma-54-dependent transcriptional regulator, coding for MPKILVIDDEKNIRDGIKKSLEFEGYEVVTAENGEKGIEIVYKGGIDLVITDLKMPEKTGEEFLKDILDFDKHIPVIVLTGHGNVETAVEMMRLGAYDFMTKPFNLDKMLLIIARALESKNIKKTNETLESRVDYHESFYGMIGHSPKILKVYEAIKQVARTKATVLIEGESGTGKELVANAIHQISDRAKQPYITVNCAALSEGVLESELFGHEKGSFTGAIDKKIGRFEAANKGTIFLDEIGEINQIVQVKLLRVLEERVIERVGSNTPIEVDIRVIAATNKKLSEEIKEGKFREDLYYRLNVIKIEMPPLRERREDIPLLIDNFIKEFSKVHSIEIKSVDKKVYKILSSLQWEGNVRELRNTIETMVVMCKDGKIDESNIPDWALKNSESNFVVENDVTLEELERMYINHLLSNNNFNKAQVAKILGIERATLYRKLKEDIKDNKE
- a CDS encoding two-component system sensor histidine kinase NtrB; translated protein: MNRRNQFFDKILQNFDKVSDNEKKKVFKRLSTLWYSQNIILENLEEGIIAIDDKNAIQGINKKACFLFSIPRNSEGKPLSKYMSSTDIGRSILELMKDNISDTKLLKDDENERILQINILPIGDSGRIIGTLIKAFDITKTYESAQKLKRAEQLASLTTLAAGVAHEIKNPLGSISIYVQLIDKIIKKNMDNECQCYKDFKEYSDIIKEEISRLEETINSFLFSVRKLELNIEDVNINELILSTIAFLKYEIEKNNVNIDVKFDKDNLILKLDEKYIKQSLINIIQNAIDAMSDNADDKKKEIFIKLKTVDNYAVISIKDTGVGIKEESLGKIFEPYFTTKRHGTGLGLTNVVRIIEAHNGNVTIESEYGKGSEFIIKLPLKQENQKFLETDL
- a CDS encoding TldD/PmbA family protein; the encoded protein is MSENSFMNRIKEIYNDIKNKAKDIDEIEIYMSSSGEEEFTVREKDLDKYTYAESGGIGLRLIKDGKVGISFTEKISADINIDDLINNAKTSLHYADSEPEYNKLIDKDDDEKSYDMINKDIVNLSNDKLKEISLSIEDKLYSLDNRIVNVPSAGLARYNFNKCIINSNGICKEEKKNSIAYYGEVIAKENDTVKTFFDVYSSTDAVFDIDSFTKNIVDNVVNKLSAKPIESGKYKTVFTNKAMRIIIGAYLGLFSSEAVQKKLSLLQGKLNQKIASSIINIKDIPMYDKGLANTNFDGEGSKTKDLNIITNGVLNSYLYNNYTAKKDGIKTTSHASRGFKTSIGISCHNFILENGNNTQEELISQIQNGVLVNSLTGTHAGVNAISGDFSLQAEGIKIENGKLSYTASPFIVSGNILDLLSNVEMLANDTDYHHSSIYAPSALIKELSFAS